A segment of the Clostridia bacterium genome:
AAAGGAAATAAAAAAAAGGCCGCTTGGCCTTTTTTATTGTTTACTAATATAAGCCGCTAAGTCAATTACACGGCAGGAGTAACCCCATTCATTATCATACCAGGCTAATATTTTGGCTAAATGGGGATCAATGACCATTGTGGAAAGTGAATCGACAATTGCGGAACGGGAATCACCTAAGAAATCAATTGAAACCAATGGTTCGCGGCAATAGCCTAAAATGTTTTTTAAAGAACCTTGAGAAGCTTCTTCAAGGGATTGATTAATTTTTTCAATGGTGACTTCTTCTTTTAGTTCAACCACAAGATCCACTAAGGAAACATTAGCTACAGGTACACGTACGGAAATACCATTTAATTTACCCTTAAGTTCGGGGATGACTACACCAACGGATTTGGCTGCCCCAGTAGTTGTGGGAATCATAGATTGCGTAAAACCTCTTGCCCTTCGTAAATCTTTGTGGCGGTTATCTAAACTGCGTTGATCGGTGGTAAAGGCATGTATGGTAGTCATAAAACCTGAGATAATGCCAAATTGATCATTAATTACTTTAGCTATTGGGGCTAAACAATTGGTGGTACAGGAGGCATTAGAGATGATGTGGTGTTTGTCTGGATTATAGTCAGTCTCATTGACACCGAGAACTATGGTAATGTCTTCGTTTTTAGCTGGTGCGGTAATAATTACTTTTTGGGCTCCATTGTCTAGATGTACTTGACAGCTTTCTCCTGTCCGGAATTGTCCTGTGGCTTCAATGACAATGTCTACATCTAGGTCGCCCCAGGGTAAATTGGTCGGATTGCGATCAGATAGAATTTGAATGACTTGTCCGTCAATTATTA
Coding sequences within it:
- the gap gene encoding type I glyceraldehyde-3-phosphate dehydrogenase, with product MVTKLGINGFGRIGRLCLRAALENPDVEVVAINGTSAPESLAHLLKYDSVHGKLNKQIETTEDQIIIDGQVIQILSDRNPTNLPWGDLDVDIVIEATGQFRTGESCQVHLDNGAQKVIITAPAKNEDITIVLGVNETDYNPDKHHIISNASCTTNCLAPIAKVINDQFGIISGFMTTIHAFTTDQRSLDNRHKDLRRARGFTQSMIPTTTGAAKSVGVVIPELKGKLNGISVRVPVANVSLVDLVVELKEEVTIEKINQSLEEASQGSLKNILGYCREPLVSIDFLGDSRSAIVDSLSTMVIDPHLAKILAWYDNEWGYSCRVIDLAAYISKQ